A DNA window from Hypanus sabinus isolate sHypSab1 chromosome 27, sHypSab1.hap1, whole genome shotgun sequence contains the following coding sequences:
- the icmt gene encoding protein-S-isoprenylcysteine O-methyltransferase isoform X2, with protein MAGGRLVAEGRLSAGCFALGVSVVLVPALVRTQCAFTSGALLATYLAVINVLLLLLYRGLHYQIAVRACFLGFVCGCGLILSFGGSSWQHFGCAEYKLAAMSSWVEFTIEKLLFPDMKQVTWLSFLGLLMALFGESLRKAAMLTAGSNFNHIVQNEKAESHRLVTSGVYSWSRHPSYVGWFYWSIGTQVILCNPICIVGYTLASWRFFRERIEEEEMTLIQFFGEDYELYKKQIPTRLPFIKGAKLEP; from the exons ATGGCAGGTGGCCGGCTGGTCGCCGAGGGCCGTCTGAGTGCCGGTTGTTTCGCGCTCGGAGTCTCCGTGGTCCTGGTGCCGGCCCTCGTCCGCACCCAGTGCGCCTTCACCAGCGGTGCGCTGCTGGCCACCTACCTGGCTGTCATCAACGTCCTGTTGCTGCTGCTGTACCGGGGGCTTCATTACCAG ATTGCTGTTCGGGCCTGTTTCCTTGGTTTTGTTTGTGGTTGTGGTTTAATACTGAGCTTTGGAGGATCATCATGGCAACACTTTGGATG TGCAGAATACAAACTAGCAGCCATGTCTTCCTGGGTGGAGTTTACCATTGAGAAACTTCTCTTTCCAG ACATGAAGCAAGTCACGTGGCTCAGCTTCCTTGGTTTGCTGATGGCCCTGTTTGGGGAATCGCTACGCAAAGCAGCCATGTTGACAGCTGGATCAAATTTTAATCATATTGTACAAAACGAGAAGGCGGAGTCCCACAGGCTCGTCACCTCTGGAGTTTACTCTTGGTCCAGACATCCATCCTATGTGGGCTGGTTTTACTGGAGCATTGGCACTCAG GTAATCTTGTGTAATCCCATCTGCATCGTGGGATACACATTGGCTTCATGGCGCTTTTTTCGCGAACGTATTGAAGAAGAGGAGATGACTCTGATCCAGTTTTTTGGTGAAGACTATGAACTGTATAAGAAACAGATTCCAACACGA
- the icmt gene encoding protein-S-isoprenylcysteine O-methyltransferase isoform X1 encodes MAGGRLVAEGRLSAGCFALGVSVVLVPALVRTQCAFTSGALLATYLAVINVLLLLLYRGLHYQIAVRACFLGFVCGCGLILSFGGSSWQHFGWYLCSLSFFHYSEYFVTAVINPKSLSLDSFLLNHSAEYKLAAMSSWVEFTIEKLLFPDMKQVTWLSFLGLLMALFGESLRKAAMLTAGSNFNHIVQNEKAESHRLVTSGVYSWSRHPSYVGWFYWSIGTQVILCNPICIVGYTLASWRFFRERIEEEEMTLIQFFGEDYELYKKQIPTRLPFIKGAKLEP; translated from the exons ATGGCAGGTGGCCGGCTGGTCGCCGAGGGCCGTCTGAGTGCCGGTTGTTTCGCGCTCGGAGTCTCCGTGGTCCTGGTGCCGGCCCTCGTCCGCACCCAGTGCGCCTTCACCAGCGGTGCGCTGCTGGCCACCTACCTGGCTGTCATCAACGTCCTGTTGCTGCTGCTGTACCGGGGGCTTCATTACCAG ATTGCTGTTCGGGCCTGTTTCCTTGGTTTTGTTTGTGGTTGTGGTTTAATACTGAGCTTTGGAGGATCATCATGGCAACACTTTGGATG GTATTTGTGCTCTCTGAGTTTTTTCCACTATTCAGAATACTTTGTGACTGCAGTTATTAATCCCAAGTCCCTCTCTCTGGACTCTTTCTTGTTAAATCATAGTGCAGAATACAAACTAGCAGCCATGTCTTCCTGGGTGGAGTTTACCATTGAGAAACTTCTCTTTCCAG ACATGAAGCAAGTCACGTGGCTCAGCTTCCTTGGTTTGCTGATGGCCCTGTTTGGGGAATCGCTACGCAAAGCAGCCATGTTGACAGCTGGATCAAATTTTAATCATATTGTACAAAACGAGAAGGCGGAGTCCCACAGGCTCGTCACCTCTGGAGTTTACTCTTGGTCCAGACATCCATCCTATGTGGGCTGGTTTTACTGGAGCATTGGCACTCAG GTAATCTTGTGTAATCCCATCTGCATCGTGGGATACACATTGGCTTCATGGCGCTTTTTTCGCGAACGTATTGAAGAAGAGGAGATGACTCTGATCCAGTTTTTTGGTGAAGACTATGAACTGTATAAGAAACAGATTCCAACACGA